In Arachis hypogaea cultivar Tifrunner chromosome 2, arahy.Tifrunner.gnm2.J5K5, whole genome shotgun sequence, a genomic segment contains:
- the LOC112750880 gene encoding tRNA (guanine(37)-N(1))-methyltransferase 1 isoform X2 yields the protein MKTAGSIFLRTHFPTPTKLLFLPLTNPKHSLSLIPISISFTRFSSTSPNPILYGPSLHKGTAPMLQRPQNDALLTLREDAFTRVFHLSALRVPSAHCSALETRLRGHLLNWPRVRNIARVPGDDLDPDLASLVTSGESGGGEEGHVSLQRRIYGQAEGDSDILSPVLYREKLARRFNTHGFMKFRNLAKISRPPKRKKKKKEDEEVKVERRTGKNDFATVELVEEDDNGGGILGNLVEEEFGREKWRGSTRLLLLDERYAGCGVQDLPEAIKAVLKEYAEKSANLTFELVRCKLTLFYDYWQMNEILEVLLPDGVVVPSAFETVGHIAHLNLREEHLPYKTLIAKVVLDKNKPKIQTVVNKIDSIHNEYRTMQLEVLAGNHSLVTTVVENGIRFQVDLATVYWSSRLATERQRLLSGFTRKDVVCDVFSGVGPLAISAAKIVKHVFANDLNPFAVEYLERNSVLNKLERKIEVFNMDGRRFIKAMYASDKAQSITQVVMNLPNEAAEFLDAFRGIYKDRPKDMECNLPTIHVYGFSKAQDPEFDFHERIRIALLEVAVNVEMRRVRLVAPGKWMLCASFVLPRSVAFANTAIVT from the exons ATGAAGACAGCAGGGAGCATATTCCTAAGGACTCACTTCCCCACTCCAACTAAGCTCCTCTTCCTTCCTCTTACAAATCCCAAACACTCCCTCTCCCTAATTCCCATTTCCATATCCTTCACTCGCTTCTCATCCACCAGTCCCAATCCAATCTTATACGGACCTTCTCTCCACAAAGGAACCGCTCCAATGCTTCAACGCCCCCAAAACGACGCCCTTCTCACCCTCCGTGAAGATGCCTTCACTCGCGTCTTCCACCTCTCTGCCCTCCGCGTCCCCTCTGCCCACTGCTCCGCCTTAGAGACTCGCCTCCGCGGCCACCTCCTCAACTGGCCTCGTGTTCGCAACATCGCTCGCGTCCCCGGTGATGACCTCGATCCCGACCTCGCTTCGCTAGTTACCTCCGGAGAatcaggaggaggagaagaaggacaCGTGTCATTGCAGCGACGGATTTACGGCCAAGCCGAGGGAGACAGCGACATTTTGAGCCCGGTTCTGTACAGAGAGAAGCTCGCAAGGAGGTTCAATACGCATGGCTTCATGAAGTTCAGGAACCTGGCGAAGATATCGAGGCCgccgaagaggaagaagaagaagaaggaggacgaGGAGGTGAAAGTCGAGAGGCGCACGGGGAAGAACGATTTTGCTACGGTGGAGCTTGTTGAAGAGGACGATAATGGAGGGGGTATTTTGGGGAATTTGGTTGAGGAGGAGTTTGGGAGGGAGAAGTGGAGGGGCTCCACGAGGTTGCTGTTGCTGGATGAACGGTACGCCGGTTGCGGCGTCCAAGACTTGCCTGAGGCTATCAAG GCCGTATTAAAGGAGTATGCCGAAAAGAGTGCAAATTTGACTTTTGAGCTAGTTAGGTGCAAGTTGACTCTGTTTTATGATTATTGGCAGATGAATGAG ATCCTGGAGGTCTTGCTACCTGATGGTGTGGTTGTTCCTTCAGCTTTTGAGACCGTTGGTCACATTGCACACCTGAATTTGAGAGAGGAACATTTACCATACAAAACACTCATAGCAAAG GTTGTGCTGGATAAAAATAAGccaaagatacaaacagttgtgAACAAAATTGATTCCATTCATAATGAATACCGGACCATGCAACTTGAGGTTCTAGCAGGAAACCACTCTCTAGTTACCACAGTTGTTGAGAACGGAATACGCTTTCAGGTTGACTTAGCAACAGT ATACTGGAGTTCTAGGCTTGCAACTGAAAGACAAAGGCTTTTGAGTGGTTTTACACGGAAAGATGTTGTCT GTGATGTTTTTTCTGGAGTTGGTCCCTTGGCTATATCTGCAGCAAAGATAGTTAAGCATGTTTTTGCTAATGATTTAAACCCATTTGCAGTGGAGTATCTGGAAAGAAATAGTGTTCTAAACAAACTTGAAAGGAAGATTGAG GTCTTTAACATGGATGGGAGAAGGTTCATTAAGGCTATGTATGCCAGTGATAAAGCTCAATCAATCACGCAGGTGGTTATGAACTTGCCAAATGAAGCTGCAGAATTTCTAG ATGCATTTAGGGGAATATACAAAGACAGACCCAAGGACATGGAATGCAACTTGCCAACGATCCATGTTTATGGATTCTCCAAAGCGCAAGATCCGGAATTTGATTTTCACGAG AGAATAAGAATTGCCCTGCTAGAGGTCGCAGTCAACGTAGAAATGCGACGTGTACGACTTGTGGCCCCCGGAAAATGGATGTTGTGTGCATCATTTGTTCTCCCTCGAAGTGTAGCATTTGCTAATACTGCAATTGTTACTTAA
- the LOC112750880 gene encoding tRNA (guanine(37)-N(1))-methyltransferase 1 isoform X1, translated as MKTAGSIFLRTHFPTPTKLLFLPLTNPKHSLSLIPISISFTRFSSTSPNPILYGPSLHKGTAPMLQRPQNDALLTLREDAFTRVFHLSALRVPSAHCSALETRLRGHLLNWPRVRNIARVPGDDLDPDLASLVTSGESGGGEEGHVSLQRRIYGQAEGDSDILSPVLYREKLARRFNTHGFMKFRNLAKISRPPKRKKKKKEDEEVKVERRTGKNDFATVELVEEDDNGGGILGNLVEEEFGREKWRGSTRLLLLDERYAGCGVQDLPEAIKVAVLKEYAEKSANLTFELVRCKLTLFYDYWQMNEILEVLLPDGVVVPSAFETVGHIAHLNLREEHLPYKTLIAKVVLDKNKPKIQTVVNKIDSIHNEYRTMQLEVLAGNHSLVTTVVENGIRFQVDLATVYWSSRLATERQRLLSGFTRKDVVCDVFSGVGPLAISAAKIVKHVFANDLNPFAVEYLERNSVLNKLERKIEVFNMDGRRFIKAMYASDKAQSITQVVMNLPNEAAEFLDAFRGIYKDRPKDMECNLPTIHVYGFSKAQDPEFDFHERIRIALLEVAVNVEMRRVRLVAPGKWMLCASFVLPRSVAFANTAIVT; from the exons ATGAAGACAGCAGGGAGCATATTCCTAAGGACTCACTTCCCCACTCCAACTAAGCTCCTCTTCCTTCCTCTTACAAATCCCAAACACTCCCTCTCCCTAATTCCCATTTCCATATCCTTCACTCGCTTCTCATCCACCAGTCCCAATCCAATCTTATACGGACCTTCTCTCCACAAAGGAACCGCTCCAATGCTTCAACGCCCCCAAAACGACGCCCTTCTCACCCTCCGTGAAGATGCCTTCACTCGCGTCTTCCACCTCTCTGCCCTCCGCGTCCCCTCTGCCCACTGCTCCGCCTTAGAGACTCGCCTCCGCGGCCACCTCCTCAACTGGCCTCGTGTTCGCAACATCGCTCGCGTCCCCGGTGATGACCTCGATCCCGACCTCGCTTCGCTAGTTACCTCCGGAGAatcaggaggaggagaagaaggacaCGTGTCATTGCAGCGACGGATTTACGGCCAAGCCGAGGGAGACAGCGACATTTTGAGCCCGGTTCTGTACAGAGAGAAGCTCGCAAGGAGGTTCAATACGCATGGCTTCATGAAGTTCAGGAACCTGGCGAAGATATCGAGGCCgccgaagaggaagaagaagaagaaggaggacgaGGAGGTGAAAGTCGAGAGGCGCACGGGGAAGAACGATTTTGCTACGGTGGAGCTTGTTGAAGAGGACGATAATGGAGGGGGTATTTTGGGGAATTTGGTTGAGGAGGAGTTTGGGAGGGAGAAGTGGAGGGGCTCCACGAGGTTGCTGTTGCTGGATGAACGGTACGCCGGTTGCGGCGTCCAAGACTTGCCTGAGGCTATCAAGGTG GCCGTATTAAAGGAGTATGCCGAAAAGAGTGCAAATTTGACTTTTGAGCTAGTTAGGTGCAAGTTGACTCTGTTTTATGATTATTGGCAGATGAATGAG ATCCTGGAGGTCTTGCTACCTGATGGTGTGGTTGTTCCTTCAGCTTTTGAGACCGTTGGTCACATTGCACACCTGAATTTGAGAGAGGAACATTTACCATACAAAACACTCATAGCAAAG GTTGTGCTGGATAAAAATAAGccaaagatacaaacagttgtgAACAAAATTGATTCCATTCATAATGAATACCGGACCATGCAACTTGAGGTTCTAGCAGGAAACCACTCTCTAGTTACCACAGTTGTTGAGAACGGAATACGCTTTCAGGTTGACTTAGCAACAGT ATACTGGAGTTCTAGGCTTGCAACTGAAAGACAAAGGCTTTTGAGTGGTTTTACACGGAAAGATGTTGTCT GTGATGTTTTTTCTGGAGTTGGTCCCTTGGCTATATCTGCAGCAAAGATAGTTAAGCATGTTTTTGCTAATGATTTAAACCCATTTGCAGTGGAGTATCTGGAAAGAAATAGTGTTCTAAACAAACTTGAAAGGAAGATTGAG GTCTTTAACATGGATGGGAGAAGGTTCATTAAGGCTATGTATGCCAGTGATAAAGCTCAATCAATCACGCAGGTGGTTATGAACTTGCCAAATGAAGCTGCAGAATTTCTAG ATGCATTTAGGGGAATATACAAAGACAGACCCAAGGACATGGAATGCAACTTGCCAACGATCCATGTTTATGGATTCTCCAAAGCGCAAGATCCGGAATTTGATTTTCACGAG AGAATAAGAATTGCCCTGCTAGAGGTCGCAGTCAACGTAGAAATGCGACGTGTACGACTTGTGGCCCCCGGAAAATGGATGTTGTGTGCATCATTTGTTCTCCCTCGAAGTGTAGCATTTGCTAATACTGCAATTGTTACTTAA
- the LOC112750880 gene encoding tRNA (guanine(37)-N(1))-methyltransferase 1 isoform X4 yields the protein MKTAGSIFLRTHFPTPTKLLFLPLTNPKHSLSLIPISISFTRFSSTSPNPILYGPSLHKGTAPMLQRPQNDALLTLREDAFTRVFHLSALRVPSAHCSALETRLRGHLLNWPRVRNIARVPGDDLDPDLASLVTSGESGGGEEGHVSLQRRIYGQAEGDSDILSPVLYREKLARRFNTHGFMKFRNLAKISRPPKRKKKKKEDEEVKVERRTGKNDFATVELVEEDDNGGGILGNLVEEEFGREKWRGSTRLLLLDERYAGCGVQDLPEAIKAVLKEYAEKSANLTFELVRCKLTLFYDYWQMNEILEVLLPDGVVVPSAFETVGHIAHLNLREEHLPYKTLIAKVVLDKNKPKIQTVVNKIDSIHNEYRTMQLEVLAGNHSLVTTVVENGIRFQVDLATVYWSSRLATERQRLLSGFTRKDVVCDVFSGVGPLAISAAKIVKHVFANDLNPFAVEYLERNSVLNKLERKIEVFNMDGRRFIKAMYASDKAQSITQMHLGEYTKTDPRTWNATCQRSMFMDSPKRKIRNLIFTRE from the exons ATGAAGACAGCAGGGAGCATATTCCTAAGGACTCACTTCCCCACTCCAACTAAGCTCCTCTTCCTTCCTCTTACAAATCCCAAACACTCCCTCTCCCTAATTCCCATTTCCATATCCTTCACTCGCTTCTCATCCACCAGTCCCAATCCAATCTTATACGGACCTTCTCTCCACAAAGGAACCGCTCCAATGCTTCAACGCCCCCAAAACGACGCCCTTCTCACCCTCCGTGAAGATGCCTTCACTCGCGTCTTCCACCTCTCTGCCCTCCGCGTCCCCTCTGCCCACTGCTCCGCCTTAGAGACTCGCCTCCGCGGCCACCTCCTCAACTGGCCTCGTGTTCGCAACATCGCTCGCGTCCCCGGTGATGACCTCGATCCCGACCTCGCTTCGCTAGTTACCTCCGGAGAatcaggaggaggagaagaaggacaCGTGTCATTGCAGCGACGGATTTACGGCCAAGCCGAGGGAGACAGCGACATTTTGAGCCCGGTTCTGTACAGAGAGAAGCTCGCAAGGAGGTTCAATACGCATGGCTTCATGAAGTTCAGGAACCTGGCGAAGATATCGAGGCCgccgaagaggaagaagaagaagaaggaggacgaGGAGGTGAAAGTCGAGAGGCGCACGGGGAAGAACGATTTTGCTACGGTGGAGCTTGTTGAAGAGGACGATAATGGAGGGGGTATTTTGGGGAATTTGGTTGAGGAGGAGTTTGGGAGGGAGAAGTGGAGGGGCTCCACGAGGTTGCTGTTGCTGGATGAACGGTACGCCGGTTGCGGCGTCCAAGACTTGCCTGAGGCTATCAAG GCCGTATTAAAGGAGTATGCCGAAAAGAGTGCAAATTTGACTTTTGAGCTAGTTAGGTGCAAGTTGACTCTGTTTTATGATTATTGGCAGATGAATGAG ATCCTGGAGGTCTTGCTACCTGATGGTGTGGTTGTTCCTTCAGCTTTTGAGACCGTTGGTCACATTGCACACCTGAATTTGAGAGAGGAACATTTACCATACAAAACACTCATAGCAAAG GTTGTGCTGGATAAAAATAAGccaaagatacaaacagttgtgAACAAAATTGATTCCATTCATAATGAATACCGGACCATGCAACTTGAGGTTCTAGCAGGAAACCACTCTCTAGTTACCACAGTTGTTGAGAACGGAATACGCTTTCAGGTTGACTTAGCAACAGT ATACTGGAGTTCTAGGCTTGCAACTGAAAGACAAAGGCTTTTGAGTGGTTTTACACGGAAAGATGTTGTCT GTGATGTTTTTTCTGGAGTTGGTCCCTTGGCTATATCTGCAGCAAAGATAGTTAAGCATGTTTTTGCTAATGATTTAAACCCATTTGCAGTGGAGTATCTGGAAAGAAATAGTGTTCTAAACAAACTTGAAAGGAAGATTGAG GTCTTTAACATGGATGGGAGAAGGTTCATTAAGGCTATGTATGCCAGTGATAAAGCTCAATCAATCACGCAG ATGCATTTAGGGGAATATACAAAGACAGACCCAAGGACATGGAATGCAACTTGCCAACGATCCATGTTTATGGATTCTCCAAAGCGCAAGATCCGGAATTTGATTTTCACGAG AGAATAA
- the LOC112750880 gene encoding tRNA (guanine(37)-N(1))-methyltransferase 1 isoform X3, whose translation MKTAGSIFLRTHFPTPTKLLFLPLTNPKHSLSLIPISISFTRFSSTSPNPILYGPSLHKGTAPMLQRPQNDALLTLREDAFTRVFHLSALRVPSAHCSALETRLRGHLLNWPRVRNIARVPGDDLDPDLASLVTSGESGGGEEGHVSLQRRIYGQAEGDSDILSPVLYREKLARRFNTHGFMKFRNLAKISRPPKRKKKKKEDEEVKVERRTGKNDFATVELVEEDDNGGGILGNLVEEEFGREKWRGSTRLLLLDERYAGCGVQDLPEAIKVAVLKEYAEKSANLTFELVRCKLTLFYDYWQMNEILEVLLPDGVVVPSAFETVGHIAHLNLREEHLPYKTLIAKVVLDKNKPKIQTVVNKIDSIHNEYRTMQLEVLAGNHSLVTTVVENGIRFQVDLATVYWSSRLATERQRLLSGFTRKDVVCDVFSGVGPLAISAAKIVKHVFANDLNPFAVEYLERNSVLNKLERKIEVFNMDGRRFIKAMYASDKAQSITQMHLGEYTKTDPRTWNATCQRSMFMDSPKRKIRNLIFTRE comes from the exons ATGAAGACAGCAGGGAGCATATTCCTAAGGACTCACTTCCCCACTCCAACTAAGCTCCTCTTCCTTCCTCTTACAAATCCCAAACACTCCCTCTCCCTAATTCCCATTTCCATATCCTTCACTCGCTTCTCATCCACCAGTCCCAATCCAATCTTATACGGACCTTCTCTCCACAAAGGAACCGCTCCAATGCTTCAACGCCCCCAAAACGACGCCCTTCTCACCCTCCGTGAAGATGCCTTCACTCGCGTCTTCCACCTCTCTGCCCTCCGCGTCCCCTCTGCCCACTGCTCCGCCTTAGAGACTCGCCTCCGCGGCCACCTCCTCAACTGGCCTCGTGTTCGCAACATCGCTCGCGTCCCCGGTGATGACCTCGATCCCGACCTCGCTTCGCTAGTTACCTCCGGAGAatcaggaggaggagaagaaggacaCGTGTCATTGCAGCGACGGATTTACGGCCAAGCCGAGGGAGACAGCGACATTTTGAGCCCGGTTCTGTACAGAGAGAAGCTCGCAAGGAGGTTCAATACGCATGGCTTCATGAAGTTCAGGAACCTGGCGAAGATATCGAGGCCgccgaagaggaagaagaagaagaaggaggacgaGGAGGTGAAAGTCGAGAGGCGCACGGGGAAGAACGATTTTGCTACGGTGGAGCTTGTTGAAGAGGACGATAATGGAGGGGGTATTTTGGGGAATTTGGTTGAGGAGGAGTTTGGGAGGGAGAAGTGGAGGGGCTCCACGAGGTTGCTGTTGCTGGATGAACGGTACGCCGGTTGCGGCGTCCAAGACTTGCCTGAGGCTATCAAGGTG GCCGTATTAAAGGAGTATGCCGAAAAGAGTGCAAATTTGACTTTTGAGCTAGTTAGGTGCAAGTTGACTCTGTTTTATGATTATTGGCAGATGAATGAG ATCCTGGAGGTCTTGCTACCTGATGGTGTGGTTGTTCCTTCAGCTTTTGAGACCGTTGGTCACATTGCACACCTGAATTTGAGAGAGGAACATTTACCATACAAAACACTCATAGCAAAG GTTGTGCTGGATAAAAATAAGccaaagatacaaacagttgtgAACAAAATTGATTCCATTCATAATGAATACCGGACCATGCAACTTGAGGTTCTAGCAGGAAACCACTCTCTAGTTACCACAGTTGTTGAGAACGGAATACGCTTTCAGGTTGACTTAGCAACAGT ATACTGGAGTTCTAGGCTTGCAACTGAAAGACAAAGGCTTTTGAGTGGTTTTACACGGAAAGATGTTGTCT GTGATGTTTTTTCTGGAGTTGGTCCCTTGGCTATATCTGCAGCAAAGATAGTTAAGCATGTTTTTGCTAATGATTTAAACCCATTTGCAGTGGAGTATCTGGAAAGAAATAGTGTTCTAAACAAACTTGAAAGGAAGATTGAG GTCTTTAACATGGATGGGAGAAGGTTCATTAAGGCTATGTATGCCAGTGATAAAGCTCAATCAATCACGCAG ATGCATTTAGGGGAATATACAAAGACAGACCCAAGGACATGGAATGCAACTTGCCAACGATCCATGTTTATGGATTCTCCAAAGCGCAAGATCCGGAATTTGATTTTCACGAG AGAATAA